In Helicobacter ibis, the sequence AAGCCCTGATGTAAATGCTTTTTTGGGTATGGTTGTTGGGCTTGTGCTTATATTTTTGTGTTTTAGTTTTTGGGTCTCTGGATTAAGTGATATGTTTCATGCGGTATATGGATTGTTTAATAGAGATTTAAACCTAGCAAATTCCATGTCTTTAACTTTGTCGTTGGCATTTGAGACCATATTGCTTCTTGTGCCTATTTTTGCTGCATTGATGATAACTGGAGTTGTTGCAAATGTAGCACAAAGCGGACTTTTATTAACTATAAAGGCAATACAACCAAAGCTTCAAAAGCTAAATGTTATCTCTGGAATTAAGAATCTATTCTCCTTAAAAAAGCTTTTAGATGGCTTTTTGATTACCTTTAAGGTTTTTAGTGCATTTATTATTGCTTTTTTTGTGTTTTTAGGATTCATGCATGAATTAGCAACGGTTTCACTTTTTAATTTGGGCGATCAAATGTTGTGGTTTAGGGATAAAGCATTGATTCTAATTGGCATACTTTTGGCATTTTTCTTAGTTATGGCAGCGGCTGATTATATGTTAAAGCGTTATCAATATTTTAAATCCCTAAGAATGACAAAACAAGAAGTAAAAGATGAGTTTAAAAACCAAGAAGGAGACCAGCAAGTAAAAGGAAAGATTCGCTCACTTATGTTCCAGGCTTCAAAAAAGCGTATGATGCAAAATATACCAAGTGCCGATGTTGTAGTTACAAACCCAACTCACTATGCAGTGGCACTAAGATATGATACACAAAAAGAAAGAGCACCAAGAGTCTTGGCAAAAGGAGTCGATTTAATCGCTCAAAGGATTAAAAAAGTAGCAGAAGAACATGAAATACCAATAATAGAAAACCCACCACTTGCAAGGGCATTGTATAAAGATGTAGATATTGATAAAGAGATTCCAGAATCTCTTTATCAAGCAATGGTTCAAGTGTTAATTAAGGTTCAACAAATTAACGAAGCAAAGAAAAAGAAACTCTAAATTTTCTTTAAAAAACAAGTCTTAAGCACTGCCACACCGCATTTATCAACTTTTGCTTCTATTTCATCATCTTTATTAGTTAGCTTTATGTTTTTTATTGTTGTGCCTCTTTTTATAGTGGAGTTTGCACCCTTTACCTTTAAGTCTTTTATCACACTTACGCTATCTCCAGCGTTTAGTTCTGTTCCATTTGAATCTTTTGCCATTTTAATTCCTTACTTCACAATATAATGCACACTCACCTGAAATAGTAAAATCAATAGGTTTGTGAATAGTAAAACTATATCCTAAATTTAGAGACTCTATAAATGGTTTGATACCAAAAAAGTCATCTGCACTATGATATATGCTAAGTAGCATTGCTGGTTTTTGACTTTTTATAGTCTCTAGTGCTCCTTTTAGGAATTCCATTTCAAAGCCTTCGGTATCTACTTTTATGAATCCTACTTCAATGTTATTTTCCTCTACGAAGCTATCTAGGGTTGTTATGCTTATTTGTTCTTTTTCTTTGTTTTTTATACTACTATCTGTATTGTTTATAGTAGAGTTTGCACCATTTTTCATTATAGATAGATTTTCTTTCTTGGAGCCTAGACCCTTGTTTATAGGTATTATTTTTGTTGCATTATTTAGTTTTATTGTTTCTTGCACTAGCTTGTAGTTATCACTTACAGGCTCAAAGCAGTATATATTTTTGTCTGTGTATTTTTCAAAGATAATGGCACTATCTCCTATATATCCACCAACATCAATTATGTTTTTATTTTTTATTTTATCTAGCGTAGAGAATAGATTCATATTATGTTCATACAGCCATACTGAAGCTTCGTAAAGTGGATTTTTTGGTATGAAATATCCATTATAAAAATACAAATTTTCATCTAGCTTTATTATATTTGTTAGATAGTTATCTCTTAGATTTTCTAGCGCTTTATGTTCTTCTTTGCTTACTCCAGTGTATGATTTATCCTTGCTTAGTGTTGTTAGCTTTAGTCTATTTATTATTCTGTTTACTACTTCTATGCTTTGTGGATCTAGATTCTTGCATAGCCTCTCTAGCCTATCATGCAGATTATTTTGCGTTGTTGCGTTTGCTATATCTTGGGACATATAATGGTTTGCGTCTAGCGTGTGGTTGTATTTGCTTTCTTGTATATGGCATTTATAAAGAAGTCTAGAGCTAATTTTTGTGCTTTCTTTATATAGTGGGATTCCAAAGAGATATGTTGTGGTTTGTGTGTCATATTTTTTATAGTCTATAGTTCTTTTTAATACGCATAGTTTTCCTAGATAGTATTTTTCCTTTACTAATAATCCATTTTCATATCTTAGATTCTTTCTTTGTAGCATTATTTTCCTTACCCAAAAATTTCTCTTATTATATCATTAGCGATTGCTTTTCCAGCATTGCCTTGATTGTAGATTATTTGCTTGTTGGTAAAATTTACTCTTTTTTTCTTCATGTAATCATTATTGTTTATAACCACTTCGTTTATGAAGTTTATTATTTCTTCTTGTGTATATGCTAGATATAGTTTATCTAGTAGGTCTTTGCCATGTTTGGTGAAGCTATCATTTGCTTGTGCTCTCTTTGCTATAAATAGCATTGGCTTTTCTGTAAATAGATACTCTGCCAGAAATGATCCACAATCATGTATCAAAGCACTAGAATCCATAAAAGTTTGTAAGTAATCGCTTGTATCATCGTATGTCATATTTGGTATTCTTGAGATTTTTGTCAGATAAGATTCGACGCTATCATTCCATAGATTTGGATTTTGCTTTATAGTATCAAATAGAAGTGGATGAGGTCTGAAGATAAAGTGTATTTGAGGATATAGCTTTGGTAATTCTAAGAAAAAATCACTAAATTCTAAAAAATTTGATAGCCTTAATCCTTCCCAATTTGTAATAGTATGATGAGGAGAAATTATTATTGTTTTCATATCGCCCCCCCCCCCCAGTCATTTTTGGAGCTGGTAATAGATCCATTTTTGTATAGCCTACAGCTATTACATTATCGTGTGGCATATATTTAGTATTTTGTGTTAATTTTTGTGTTTTTTTATTTTCTACATATATTTTCCAAAGCGTGTTGTATCCTATTTTATTTATTATGTGATTCACATCATAGTTTAATAACCCTGTATAACCATATGGCACATAAACAGTAAGCATAAATTGTGATAAATAAGTTATTCTATATAATTCATGCACTCCAGCATCATATATATTGCAAAAAAATGCAATGTCAATATGTGGCGAAATATCCATATAGCACTGCTTTTCAAAATTGAATACAGAATATACATTCGGATATTTTTGGCGTAAATTTGTAAGTGTTGTTGTAAGCATTTCGTTTATTTTTTCTAAACTTTTAGTAATCATTGGCACTACGAAAATATTTATTACAAATCTAGAATCTTTTTGTAATTCTGTAATTAAAGAATGATATTGGAATGAAGTATCAGAGCATACTAGGATTCCTATACGGATTTTATCTTGCGTTTTTAGTTTTTGTTTTATTGTTTCGTAGTTTTTATGTCTTTGGTTTATAAATTCTATTGTCTCATTCATTTATATCCTTTTTATAGCTTACCTCCATTGATACTTTGCAGTTTTTAAAAATGTCTAGTTTTGTTATCTTTAAAGAAAAGCTATCAATAATTATAAAGCGTTTTGGAATCTCGTTATAAAAAAACTCTAGTGCATCTTCTAGTAGTAAAAAATCATTCTTAAAAGATTCTTCTATAAATTCTTTTATTTTTGAGTAGTCTAAAAACTCTTTATTTTTTTCGTATTTACAAGAAAAATTCACCTCTATTTCTTGTGGATTTTCTCTTTCAAATGGCAGAATCCCTATTATTGCCTTAAGTCTTAGATTTTCTATATTTATCGTATATATCATATTTCACCTAATGCCTCATCTAGTCCAGAGTTTATAGTGCTATTTAGTGCATTTATAATTTTACTAAAATCACCTTCCTCTACTTTTGTGTGCTTTGCTATCCATATTTGTCTCTCTCCTAACTCCAAAATAGCATTAAAAACGGCTTTATTACTAGATTCATCGAAGTATAAATCAAGCACTTTTAGCTTCATACTCTCTGGACTATTATTATCACTTAGTGCTATGCAGTTGTTTTTTGCTATTTTATTTAGTGTTATCTCTAGCATATCTTGCAGATTTGAAGCCCATTTATTCTTTGCAAAATATTCTAGTTTGTTATTGTTTTCTTTGTAAGCTATTTTTGTGCTATTTATCTTTTGCGCCACTTCGATTCCAAGATAGCTTATTGTTATATATTTTTGGCATTCTTTATTATTTAGTGGGGTGTATATTTCATATTTATTTTGTTCTTGTATTTGTTTGCTAAAGCAACCAGCAAATAGTATCGCACTAATTCCTAAAAATAGTATTTGTCTCATCTCTCCTCCCTAGGTCCAAGTTTATTAGTCTTAATTCCAAAAATAAAATCATAAGGAGAAGATTCTATTTCATTTGTGATGCTTTGTGTGCTCTGCAAGATTGAGTCAAATCTTTTTGCACTTTGTTGCAAGTCAAATATAAGAGGTGTAATCATTTCTCTTAAATTATAGTCTCCATTTTTTATAGATTCTTCAAAAACCTCTCTTGTGTTACCAAATTTTAGTATTTCACTCTCTATATTTAGGAGTGTTTTATCTAGGTGTTGTGAAAATTTTGCAAAATTTTCCAAACTAGATTCTATGTTTTGTAGATTCTTATCGTTTAGAAGCATATTTACTTTATATAAACTTGTCTCTAGTTGCTCCATTGCTTTTTCTACTTTGTTTCCTACTCTATCTACCCAGTTTTCTTCAAAGCCTAAGACAGCCTTTTCTCCTTGTGTGAAGTCCCCTTCGTTGCCTTGTATTAATGATAGAAAATTACCACTTGTTAATCCTTGGGAATCTACAAGAATCTTCGCTCCTTTTTTAATGTTTATGTCTTTTTTAATCCATATTACCATTTCTACATTATCGTCTATTAGCTTATAGCTTTTGACAAAACCAACTGGGATTCCCAGGAATCTAACTTGTGTTTCTGAACGAATCCCTTTTGGAAGCTCTGTGTTATATACATAATATTCATTATATTTTGAAATATTTCTATCATATCTACCAATCCAATACACAAAGTAAGCAAGTGCAAATAATGATAATACAAAAAATACACCAATTAGCACATGATTTAGCCTAGCCTCCATTATCTCCTCCTAAATTTGATACAAAAATAAATCCAAAGATTCCGTTTGCCTCTCTAGCTCACTAATAGTTCCTTCAAAAAATATTTTTCTCTCTTTTAAAATTATTAGTCTATTTACTACGCTTTTTACGCTATCCATATCATGCGTTATCATAACTATGCTAATGCCTAAAATATCTCTAAGCTCTTTTATTAGCTCATCAAAATGTCTAGCACTCTTTGGGTCAAGTCCGCTTGTTGGTTCATCTAAAAATAGCACTTTTGGGCTAAGAGATAATGCTCTAGCTAATGCAACTCTTTTTATCATTCCACCACTTAGCTCACTAGGATATAGATTTGCTACTTCAGGCTTTAGTCCAACTTGATGTATCCACATGTATGCAAGATCGTTTATTACTCTATTTGGCAATGAAGTGTATTCTCTTAGAGTAATTGTAATGTTATCAAGCACACTAAGAGATGAAAAAAGAGCACCAAACTGAAATAAAACTCCGCATTTTAGTTTCATCTTTAGAGATTCTTCTTCATCTAGCGTCCATATATTTTTATCTAAAAATCTAACTTCGCCACTTGTAGGAGGCTTTAGAAATATCATTGTATTTAGCAGGGTGCTTTTACCGCTACCGCTTCCACCAAGTATGGCAAATATGTCCTTTTGCTGTATGTTGAAGCTTATATTATCATGGATTATTCTATCTCCATATTTGGTAGTTAGATTTTTTATTTCAATTATATTTTGCATCTACAATCCAAGCTCGGTAAAGATAACAGAACAAATTGCATCAAATGCTATTACTGCAAATATAGATTCAACTACGCTTTTTGTCGTGTGCAAACCTATGCTTCTAGTATCTTTTGCCACTATAAATCCATGATAACACCCAATTAGGGATATTATAAGTCCAAAAAATGGTGCTTTTATCATACCTACCCAAAAATGTCTCTCATCTACCATAGTCAAAAATCTCTCTAAAAACTGCTCCGTGCTTATATCAAGCTGTAGTGAGCTAATAAACATAGAGCCTAAAATCCCAAACAAATCAGCGATGAATACAACCAAAGGCATAATCAAGCATAGGGCTAAGATTCTAGGGATAACTAAAAAAGTAATCGGATTAAATCCCATAACAGACATTGCATCTAGTTCTTGTGTGGATTTCATCATGCCTATTTCTGCACTAAATGAAGATGCACTTCTTCCGGCAATTATTATTGCAGCAATAATTGGCGACATTTCTCTTAAAGTTAGCATTGCACTCATTTCGACTATTAGGATACTTGCACCAAATTGTTTTAGCTGAATTGAGCCTTGATATGCTATTACAATTCCTATTAGAAAACAGGCTAAAGATACTATTCCTACGGCTTTTATTAGAGATTCTTGAGTATGATAGAAAAATGCTTTTACTCTGATATTCTTTGGCTTTATAAAACTTAGTATTACAAGAGAAATAATCTCCCCTAAAAACCCAAACGCAAAATAGAGTTTTTTAGAGAAGCTTTTAATAATTTTGAAGCTATCTTTATGGGCTACTATTATCTCTTCGTGCAGAGTTTTGTCTTTTGGTTTTTGACTGCTATCTAGTTCTTTTAGTATATGTTTGCTTTTTTGATTATAGAGAAGTTCATTTTGGGCAAAGATTCTATTGTTGCACCATGAATGCAGAATCTTGCCACCACAAAAATCTAAATCAAAATCATCATCTAGCTTTAGTGATATTTCTTTATTGTTAGGAATTTGTTCAAGCTGCCTTATGGTGCTACTTGGGATTTTATAGTCCCAAGCACCACCTAGAGTTACTTCGATTTTATTAGAGTAGTTAATCTTAAGAAAGGGCATTATTCTACTTCATAGACAAATGGAACTCCGCGTATTACGCCAGATTCAAATATTTTTTTTGCATTTTTAT encodes:
- the flhB gene encoding flagellar biosynthesis protein FlhB, with translation MADEEKTEEPTGRKIEKAREEGNVIKSPDVNAFLGMVVGLVLIFLCFSFWVSGLSDMFHAVYGLFNRDLNLANSMSLTLSLAFETILLLVPIFAALMITGVVANVAQSGLLLTIKAIQPKLQKLNVISGIKNLFSLKKLLDGFLITFKVFSAFIIAFFVFLGFMHELATVSLFNLGDQMLWFRDKALILIGILLAFFLVMAAADYMLKRYQYFKSLRMTKQEVKDEFKNQEGDQQVKGKIRSLMFQASKKRMMQNIPSADVVVTNPTHYAVALRYDTQKERAPRVLAKGVDLIAQRIKKVAEEHEIPIIENPPLARALYKDVDIDKEIPESLYQAMVQVLIKVQQINEAKKKKL
- a CDS encoding alkylphosphonate utilization protein; its protein translation is MAKDSNGTELNAGDSVSVIKDLKVKGANSTIKRGTTIKNIKLTNKDDEIEAKVDKCGVAVLKTCFLKKI
- a CDS encoding FkbM family methyltransferase, producing the protein MLQRKNLRYENGLLVKEKYYLGKLCVLKRTIDYKKYDTQTTTYLFGIPLYKESTKISSRLLYKCHIQESKYNHTLDANHYMSQDIANATTQNNLHDRLERLCKNLDPQSIEVVNRIINRLKLTTLSKDKSYTGVSKEEHKALENLRDNYLTNIIKLDENLYFYNGYFIPKNPLYEASVWLYEHNMNLFSTLDKIKNKNIIDVGGYIGDSAIIFEKYTDKNIYCFEPVSDNYKLVQETIKLNNATKIIPINKGLGSKKENLSIMKNGANSTINNTDSSIKNKEKEQISITTLDSFVEENNIEVGFIKVDTEGFEMEFLKGALETIKSQKPAMLLSIYHSADDFFGIKPFIESLNLGYSFTIHKPIDFTISGECALYCEVRN
- a CDS encoding CDP-glycerol glycerophosphotransferase family protein — encoded protein: MKTIIISPHHTITNWEGLRLSNFLEFSDFFLELPKLYPQIHFIFRPHPLLFDTIKQNPNLWNDSVESYLTKISRIPNMTYDDTSDYLQTFMDSSALIHDCGSFLAEYLFTEKPMLFIAKRAQANDSFTKHGKDLLDKLYLAYTQEEIINFINEVVINNNDYMKKKRVNFTNKQIIYNQGNAGKAIANDIIREIFG
- a CDS encoding dihydroneopterin aldolase — translated: MIYTINIENLRLKAIIGILPFERENPQEIEVNFSCKYEKNKEFLDYSKIKEFIEESFKNDFLLLEDALEFFYNEIPKRFIIIDSFSLKITKLDIFKNCKVSMEVSYKKDINE
- a CDS encoding ABC-type transport auxiliary lipoprotein family protein, which gives rise to MRQILFLGISAILFAGCFSKQIQEQNKYEIYTPLNNKECQKYITISYLGIEVAQKINSTKIAYKENNNKLEYFAKNKWASNLQDMLEITLNKIAKNNCIALSDNNSPESMKLKVLDLYFDESSNKAVFNAILELGERQIWIAKHTKVEEGDFSKIINALNSTINSGLDEALGEI
- a CDS encoding MlaD family protein; the protein is MEARLNHVLIGVFFVLSLFALAYFVYWIGRYDRNISKYNEYYVYNTELPKGIRSETQVRFLGIPVGFVKSYKLIDDNVEMVIWIKKDINIKKGAKILVDSQGLTSGNFLSLIQGNEGDFTQGEKAVLGFEENWVDRVGNKVEKAMEQLETSLYKVNMLLNDKNLQNIESSLENFAKFSQHLDKTLLNIESEILKFGNTREVFEESIKNGDYNLREMITPLIFDLQQSAKRFDSILQSTQSITNEIESSPYDFIFGIKTNKLGPREER
- a CDS encoding ABC transporter ATP-binding protein, whose product is MQNIIEIKNLTTKYGDRIIHDNISFNIQQKDIFAILGGSGSGKSTLLNTMIFLKPPTSGEVRFLDKNIWTLDEEESLKMKLKCGVLFQFGALFSSLSVLDNITITLREYTSLPNRVINDLAYMWIHQVGLKPEVANLYPSELSGGMIKRVALARALSLSPKVLFLDEPTSGLDPKSARHFDELIKELRDILGISIVMITHDMDSVKSVVNRLIILKERKIFFEGTISELERQTESLDLFLYQI
- a CDS encoding MlaE family ABC transporter permease; translation: MPFLKINYSNKIEVTLGGAWDYKIPSSTIRQLEQIPNNKEISLKLDDDFDLDFCGGKILHSWCNNRIFAQNELLYNQKSKHILKELDSSQKPKDKTLHEEIIVAHKDSFKIIKSFSKKLYFAFGFLGEIISLVILSFIKPKNIRVKAFFYHTQESLIKAVGIVSLACFLIGIVIAYQGSIQLKQFGASILIVEMSAMLTLREMSPIIAAIIIAGRSASSFSAEIGMMKSTQELDAMSVMGFNPITFLVIPRILALCLIMPLVVFIADLFGILGSMFISSLQLDISTEQFLERFLTMVDERHFWVGMIKAPFFGLIISLIGCYHGFIVAKDTRSIGLHTTKSVVESIFAVIAFDAICSVIFTELGL